In Oscillatoria acuminata PCC 6304, a single window of DNA contains:
- a CDS encoding Rab family GTPase — protein MSTISKKICMIGDFGVGKTSLIRRFVDREFSDQYLSTVGVKISRKPLQVEKEIGAEPIGMQLLIWDLEGHTKFKAIAPSYLQGSGGALIVADVTRTETIERVAEHIKLFASVNPKGSLMIALNKADLVEPEKIPKLQELCQDIVSQISPGSELVLGIYSTSARTGEFVDDIFQKLAIKTLVKT, from the coding sequence ATGTCAACCATTTCTAAGAAAATCTGCATGATTGGGGATTTCGGGGTCGGAAAAACCAGTTTAATTCGCCGTTTTGTGGACCGGGAATTTAGCGATCAATATCTCTCCACCGTCGGAGTTAAAATTTCTCGTAAACCTCTGCAAGTGGAAAAAGAAATAGGGGCTGAACCGATTGGGATGCAGTTATTAATTTGGGATTTGGAAGGTCACACTAAGTTTAAGGCGATCGCCCCTTCGTATCTTCAAGGTTCAGGCGGTGCCTTAATTGTCGCCGATGTCACCCGGACCGAAACCATCGAACGAGTAGCGGAACATATTAAGCTATTTGCATCAGTCAATCCCAAAGGGTCATTGATGATAGCCTTAAATAAAGCGGACCTCGTAGAACCGGAAAAAATCCCGAAACTCCAGGAATTATGTCAGGACATTGTATCCCAAATTTCTCCGGGATCCGAGCTAGTTTTAGGCATCTATTCCACCTCAGCCCGCACCGGAGAATTTGTTGACGATATTTTTCAGAAATTAGCGATTAAAACCCTCGTGAAAACTTAA
- a CDS encoding PAS domain S-box protein: MANGMNPLLEKLLAPRRLEYLIVNQDGIILDKSPQAHRFAESPEQVEEGRDARGGYPELIGIEQVLLDILAGRCNSFELQGINRCSDREGTLYLDLWIVATSQENHPPDRLFVFFGDATERMVLRQTLVQRENDAYLLLNKLNCAKSALDKIFQTALDPIIVCTADGLIKKTNKATWELLNYSELELIGKPLKDIIPNIHRLEAITSGLSYGTAEEAYYLRKTEVEVTCRSKKGEEIAVGFSRGVIHNEDEEIEEVVYVGRDLTERKRTSAAIAKMNAALAQRVEERTRTLQETIGQLESEIGDRQRAEAALQKEREFLNALLNNLQDSIVACDADGTLSLLNRASQEVYGLPEHPLCVHDWGEHFQFYHPDESIPMPIEQTPLYRAWQGERVCEQTLEILPKQGKKRILVANGQALVNAQGENLGAVVAMQDITARKQAEKALQNIISGTAAVTGEEFFPVLVQHLATALGAPYVLLSQLEGPEKKTLKTLAFWCGDRLADNFEYELGDTPCGVVIEESRLCHYPDRLQELFPNAPALANLNNAVSYLGIPLFDPQNRPIGNLCILHDQPLEVEPEAHAILSVFASRAAAELQRKWAEDALKSANDELERRVQERTRELSETLNSLQAEIAERQKTEAALRRSEERWQLAIKGTSDGIWDWDLKCDRVFLSARGQEMLGYESQDQFHPFAEWESRIHPDDLETCRQAMQAHLSNTGSSYSQEHRARSQDGEYKWILTRGQAQWDEAGNPIRMTGSHTDITDRKQADEERRKFVALVENSKDFIGMATLEGKVFYVNEAGRLRVGLDSLEQVYQTEMSHYFTPETWRQYQEVAIPTVMETGYWQGETKLRHFKTGQCFEMETSLFLVKHPERGEPICFATIQRDISDRKRTEAALIASENKYRSVIENLSEVIFQRDQRGSLTFLNPAWTDITGFTVAESLGQPFLGFVHPDDRSNFLKAFESLLNSQQDSVRHETRFLTKEGSYRWVEVQKRLNINDLNDCIGTAGSLNDITDRKRIEQVREQERQQLRQIITNAPVAMAMFDTQMRYLAYSNCWLKDYDLEGQSLLGQSYYQRLPETENIKAIHQAALQGEVLSRPEEYFELGNGTHLYLRWAVQPWYRSEHQIGGVIIVTQVINELVQAREQALQASRMKSQFLANMSHEIRTPMNGVIGMTDLLLKTPLSSQQQDFVKILKTSGQNLLILINDILDFSKLEAGEMRLDRTEFYLNSCIEETIDLLATQAQSKRLELLFLVDSEIPPRLIGDPTRLRQVLMNLTGNALKFTEEGEVVVQASLQIQTPTTTTLYFEVRDTGIGINAQDQHKLFQSFSQVDASTTRKYGGTGLGLAICKQLVTLMGGELGVESSVGVGSRFWFTATFETVPGGVKVLPELPQSPRNLRLLVIDHNATSREMICAYLESWHLQGEAVANSSEAMAILQNADAEGNPYSLVLIDLQNAQSEGETLAKTLIYDASFSSLKWIVMVSIHQHELVKRLLKKGAAGYLLKPIKASRLLEGLTQAFQSQTSGVSPSLFLREDSGRSSPVLEPVKNLKILLVEDTPINQKVILNQLKVLGYAADCVENGQQALDCLAEQSYDIVLMDCLMPVLDGYKTTKVVRDREGSSRHTPIIAMTANAMKGDREKCLEAGMDDYLSKPVDLDQLAAILHHWGETISGVPEVNPPPPPPPISTPESATSIGLDEVPIDLDRLHEISRGDQEFEIELLETFMEDAVVYLEDIKTSIKTQDWVELSRRAHQLKGGSATVAVLSMPNIARQIEFQANQQCREGLEELVAELERILTRMKRFIQTLTEPG, translated from the coding sequence ATGGCTAATGGCATGAATCCCCTATTAGAAAAACTCTTAGCACCTCGGCGCTTAGAGTATCTCATTGTGAATCAAGATGGGATCATTTTAGACAAATCCCCCCAAGCGCATCGGTTTGCGGAGAGTCCCGAACAAGTTGAGGAGGGACGGGATGCCAGAGGGGGATATCCCGAGTTAATTGGCATTGAACAGGTGTTGCTCGATATCTTGGCAGGGCGCTGTAATAGTTTTGAACTACAAGGCATCAATCGCTGTTCCGATCGCGAGGGGACTTTGTATCTGGATTTGTGGATCGTTGCCACCTCCCAGGAGAACCACCCACCCGATCGCTTATTTGTGTTCTTTGGGGATGCCACGGAACGCATGGTCTTACGGCAAACCTTAGTCCAGAGAGAAAACGATGCTTACCTATTATTAAATAAACTCAACTGCGCTAAATCGGCCTTAGATAAAATTTTTCAAACCGCCCTTGACCCCATTATTGTCTGTACCGCCGACGGATTAATCAAAAAAACCAACAAAGCCACTTGGGAATTATTAAATTACAGCGAATTAGAATTAATCGGTAAACCTTTAAAGGATATTATCCCCAATATTCACCGCTTAGAAGCCATCACTTCTGGACTGTCTTATGGGACAGCAGAAGAGGCTTATTATTTGAGAAAAACCGAAGTAGAAGTTACTTGTAGAAGCAAAAAAGGAGAAGAAATAGCGGTGGGATTTTCCCGAGGGGTCATCCACAACGAAGATGAGGAAATCGAAGAAGTTGTTTATGTCGGACGGGATCTCACTGAACGGAAGCGGACCTCAGCGGCGATCGCCAAAATGAATGCTGCCTTAGCCCAGCGGGTCGAGGAACGAACCCGCACCTTACAAGAAACCATCGGCCAACTGGAAAGCGAAATTGGCGATCGCCAACGGGCCGAAGCCGCCTTGCAAAAAGAACGAGAATTTCTCAACGCCTTACTCAACAACCTCCAAGACAGCATCGTCGCTTGCGATGCCGATGGCACCTTGAGTCTCTTGAATAGAGCCAGCCAAGAAGTCTATGGACTGCCGGAACATCCCCTCTGTGTCCATGACTGGGGGGAACACTTTCAGTTTTACCATCCCGACGAAAGTATCCCCATGCCCATTGAACAGACCCCCCTGTATCGAGCATGGCAGGGAGAACGAGTCTGTGAGCAGACCTTGGAAATCCTGCCAAAACAGGGCAAAAAGCGCATTCTAGTCGCCAATGGACAAGCCCTAGTCAATGCCCAGGGAGAAAACCTCGGGGCCGTGGTCGCCATGCAGGATATCACCGCCCGGAAACAAGCTGAAAAAGCCCTCCAGAACATCATTTCTGGGACCGCTGCGGTCACCGGAGAAGAATTCTTTCCCGTGTTGGTGCAACATCTGGCCACCGCTTTGGGAGCGCCTTATGTGTTGCTCTCCCAACTAGAGGGTCCCGAAAAGAAAACATTAAAAACCTTAGCCTTTTGGTGTGGCGATCGCCTTGCGGACAACTTCGAGTATGAACTGGGTGATACCCCCTGTGGAGTCGTCATTGAAGAAAGCCGCCTCTGCCATTACCCCGACCGCCTCCAGGAACTCTTCCCCAACGCCCCAGCCCTTGCCAACCTCAATAATGCCGTTAGCTATCTTGGCATTCCCCTCTTCGACCCCCAGAACCGGCCCATCGGCAACCTCTGCATTCTTCATGACCAACCCCTAGAAGTAGAGCCAGAAGCCCACGCCATTCTCAGCGTCTTTGCCTCCCGCGCTGCCGCCGAACTGCAACGGAAATGGGCCGAGGATGCCCTGAAAAGCGCCAATGACGAATTAGAACGGCGAGTCCAAGAACGCACCCGAGAGCTATCGGAAACCCTCAACAGCCTGCAAGCGGAAATCGCCGAACGCCAGAAAACTGAAGCGGCCTTGCGCCGGAGTGAAGAACGATGGCAGCTTGCCATCAAAGGGACCTCTGATGGCATCTGGGACTGGGATTTAAAATGCGATCGGGTCTTCCTGTCCGCGCGGGGTCAAGAAATGTTGGGCTATGAATCCCAAGACCAATTTCACCCCTTTGCAGAATGGGAAAGTCGCATTCATCCCGATGACCTAGAAACTTGCCGCCAAGCCATGCAAGCCCACCTGTCTAATACCGGGTCCTCCTACTCCCAAGAACATCGTGCGAGGAGCCAAGACGGGGAATATAAATGGATTCTGACTCGGGGTCAAGCCCAGTGGGACGAAGCGGGAAACCCGATCCGGATGACGGGTTCCCATACCGACATCACCGATCGCAAACAAGCCGATGAAGAACGCCGCAAATTTGTCGCCCTGGTTGAGAACAGCAAAGACTTTATCGGCATGGCCACCTTAGAAGGAAAAGTCTTTTACGTCAATGAAGCGGGTCGCCTCCGGGTGGGACTCGATTCCCTTGAACAGGTCTATCAAACTGAAATGTCCCACTACTTTACTCCAGAAACCTGGAGGCAATATCAAGAAGTAGCCATTCCCACGGTCATGGAAACGGGCTATTGGCAGGGGGAAACTAAACTGCGGCACTTTAAAACTGGCCAATGCTTTGAGATGGAAACCAGTTTATTTCTGGTCAAACATCCGGAACGGGGTGAACCCATTTGTTTCGCCACGATTCAACGGGATATTAGCGATCGCAAACGGACCGAAGCCGCCCTGATCGCCAGTGAAAACAAATATCGCTCCGTCATCGAAAATTTAAGCGAAGTGATTTTCCAACGAGATCAACGCGGTTCCTTAACCTTCCTCAACCCCGCTTGGACCGACATCACCGGCTTTACCGTCGCCGAAAGTCTCGGCCAACCTTTCCTCGGGTTTGTTCACCCTGATGATCGGTCCAATTTTTTAAAAGCCTTTGAATCGCTCCTCAACAGCCAACAAGATTCGGTCCGTCACGAAACCCGATTCCTCACCAAAGAGGGCAGTTATCGTTGGGTAGAAGTTCAAAAACGCTTAAATATTAACGATCTCAATGACTGCATTGGCACTGCTGGTTCTCTCAACGATATTACCGATCGCAAGCGCATTGAACAAGTCCGCGAACAGGAACGCCAACAGTTACGACAAATTATTACCAATGCCCCGGTGGCGATGGCGATGTTTGATACTCAAATGCGCTATCTAGCCTATAGCAACTGTTGGTTAAAAGATTACGACCTGGAGGGACAATCTCTCCTCGGACAATCCTATTATCAGCGGTTGCCCGAAACTGAAAATATCAAGGCTATTCATCAGGCCGCACTCCAAGGAGAAGTCCTCTCCCGACCGGAAGAATATTTTGAACTCGGCAATGGCACCCACCTTTATCTGCGTTGGGCCGTGCAACCTTGGTATCGCTCAGAACATCAAATTGGGGGGGTCATCATCGTCACCCAAGTTATTAATGAATTAGTCCAAGCCCGAGAACAGGCCCTGCAAGCCTCCCGAATGAAATCTCAATTTCTCGCCAACATGAGTCATGAAATTAGAACCCCCATGAATGGCGTGATTGGCATGACTGATTTACTCCTAAAAACCCCCCTCTCTTCCCAACAGCAGGATTTTGTCAAAATCCTCAAAACTAGCGGTCAAAATTTGCTGATTTTAATTAATGATATCCTGGACTTTTCTAAACTCGAAGCGGGGGAAATGCGCCTGGATCGCACCGAGTTTTATTTAAACAGTTGTATCGAAGAAACCATTGATTTGCTGGCAACCCAGGCTCAAAGTAAGCGCCTGGAATTACTGTTCCTGGTAGACTCAGAAATTCCCCCGAGGTTAATTGGAGACCCGACTCGCCTGCGTCAGGTGTTAATGAACCTGACGGGAAATGCCCTGAAATTTACAGAAGAGGGTGAAGTGGTGGTTCAGGCTTCCTTACAGATTCAAACCCCCACCACTACTACCCTCTATTTTGAAGTCCGGGATACGGGAATTGGCATCAATGCCCAAGACCAACATAAATTATTTCAATCCTTTTCCCAAGTGGATGCTTCAACAACCCGGAAATATGGAGGCACGGGTTTGGGATTGGCGATTTGCAAGCAATTGGTGACCTTAATGGGGGGTGAACTTGGGGTGGAAAGTTCCGTGGGTGTCGGTTCGCGCTTCTGGTTTACCGCGACCTTTGAAACAGTCCCAGGTGGGGTCAAAGTGCTGCCGGAATTACCGCAGTCTCCTCGGAATTTGCGCCTGTTGGTGATAGATCATAATGCCACGAGTCGGGAGATGATTTGTGCCTATTTAGAGTCTTGGCATCTTCAGGGTGAGGCCGTGGCTAACTCATCCGAGGCGATGGCCATCTTGCAGAATGCTGATGCCGAAGGAAACCCTTATTCTCTGGTTTTAATTGACCTCCAAAATGCTCAATCTGAGGGAGAAACCCTGGCAAAAACCTTGATTTATGACGCAAGTTTCTCCAGTCTCAAATGGATCGTTATGGTCTCGATTCATCAACATGAACTGGTGAAACGCCTCCTGAAAAAAGGGGCTGCTGGTTATTTACTCAAGCCGATTAAAGCCTCTCGTTTATTAGAAGGGTTGACTCAAGCCTTTCAGAGTCAAACGTCGGGGGTTTCTCCTTCGTTATTTCTCCGGGAAGATTCCGGCAGATCCAGTCCGGTACTCGAACCTGTGAAGAATCTGAAAATTTTATTGGTGGAAGATACTCCCATTAACCAAAAAGTGATTTTAAATCAGCTTAAGGTCCTGGGGTATGCTGCTGACTGTGTGGAGAATGGACAGCAAGCCCTCGACTGTCTAGCGGAGCAATCCTATGATATTGTGCTGATGGATTGTTTGATGCCGGTTTTGGATGGGTATAAAACCACGAAAGTAGTGCGCGATCGCGAAGGGTCCTCTCGCCATACTCCGATCATTGCCATGACTGCCAATGCCATGAAAGGCGATCGGGAGAAATGTTTAGAAGCTGGAATGGATGACTATCTCAGTAAACCTGTAGATCTCGACCAGTTAGCTGCAATTTTACATCACTGGGGAGAAACTATCAGTGGGGTTCCCGAAGTCAATCCCCCTCCGCCACCACCGCCGATATCCACTCCTGAATCCGCCACTTCTATCGGTCTGGATGAAGTCCCCATTGATCTCGATCGCCTCCATGAAATTTCCCGAGGAGATCAGGAGTTTGAGATAGAACTCCTAGAAACCTTTATGGAAGATGCGGTGGTTTATTTAGAGGATATCAAGACCTCGATTAAGACTCAAGATTGGGTGGAATTGAGCCGTCGCGCTCATCAGCTTAAGGGCGGTTCGGCTACAGTTGCTGTCCTTTCCATGCCCAATATTGCCCGTCAAATTGAATTTCAAGCCAATCAACAATGCCGGGAGGGTCTAGAAGAGTTGGTGGCTGAATTAGAGCGCATTTTAACCCGCATGAAGCGGTTTATCCAAACTCTCACAGAACCAGGCTAA